In the Hyalangium ruber genome, one interval contains:
- a CDS encoding nuclear transport factor 2 family protein, with the protein MTRLLPVVPLLISGVTCATTTPGEAAAPPGAAAIRLHPGAEPPSPELVAQLEELDLKLFDAVFGCRLDTLASLIAEDFEFVHDKWGQTADSGPAFVESVRQGCEKQKTGENFTARRELVPGTMTVHVLKGYGAMQMGTHRFFALQPGRPDRLTETGKFIDLWKKQQDGSWKLARVISYDHRLAQAGD; encoded by the coding sequence TTGACGCGGCTGCTCCCTGTCGTGCCCCTTCTGATCTCTGGCGTCACATGCGCCACCACGACGCCTGGCGAAGCAGCGGCTCCGCCCGGGGCCGCTGCCATCCGGCTGCATCCCGGCGCCGAGCCGCCATCGCCCGAACTGGTGGCGCAGCTCGAGGAGTTGGATCTCAAGCTGTTCGACGCGGTGTTCGGCTGCCGGCTCGACACGCTGGCCTCGCTCATCGCCGAGGACTTCGAGTTCGTGCATGACAAATGGGGACAAACCGCGGACTCGGGCCCGGCCTTCGTGGAGTCGGTGCGCCAAGGCTGCGAGAAGCAGAAGACCGGCGAGAACTTCACCGCGCGACGAGAACTGGTGCCAGGCACGATGACGGTGCATGTGCTGAAAGGCTACGGCGCGATGCAGATGGGCACGCATCGGTTCTTCGCGCTGCAGCCCGGGCGTCCGGACCGGCTGACCGAAACCGGCAAGTTCATCGACCTGTGGAAGAAGCAGCAGGATGGCAGCTGGAAGCTTGCGCGGGTCATCAGCTACGACCACCGGCTGGCCCAGGCCGGCGACTGA
- a CDS encoding ArsR/SmtB family transcription factor encodes MHIDAFQTLADPTRRRIVETLRRGERQVGDIVEEAGVHQSGVSRHLRILHESGFVSVRPDGQRRLYSLKPEPFQELDAWLSPYRQLWEERLDRFGAALEQRQKQKSKK; translated from the coding sequence ATGCATATAGACGCCTTTCAGACCCTCGCCGACCCCACCCGCCGGCGCATCGTCGAAACGCTGCGCCGGGGCGAGCGGCAGGTCGGTGACATCGTCGAAGAGGCCGGCGTCCACCAGTCGGGCGTCTCGCGCCATCTGCGCATCCTCCACGAGTCCGGCTTCGTCTCGGTGCGACCCGACGGGCAACGCCGGCTCTATTCCCTCAAGCCCGAGCCCTTTCAGGAGCTCGATGCCTGGCTCTCGCCCTACCGGCAGCTTTGGGAAGAACGTCTCGACCGCTTCGGCGCGGCGCTCGAACAACGTCAAAAACAGAAGAGCAAGAAGTAG
- a CDS encoding SRPBCC family protein produces MAEAKNIIIERTYRASAQELWDLWTTKEGFESWWGPVGFRVDVHEISARIGGTLRYDMIAHAPEVIAEMKKMGEPLSHATRGTFTELEPQRRLALTHVIDFLPGVKPYDSTMWVDFIPSGNSVRMVVTLSPMHNPEFSQMQKEGFSSQLTKLDQRFGASTG; encoded by the coding sequence ATGGCTGAAGCGAAGAACATCATCATCGAGCGCACCTACCGCGCGAGCGCGCAGGAACTCTGGGATCTGTGGACGACGAAGGAAGGCTTCGAGTCCTGGTGGGGACCGGTGGGCTTCCGTGTCGACGTTCACGAAATCTCGGCGCGCATCGGCGGCACGCTGCGCTACGACATGATTGCCCACGCGCCGGAAGTCATCGCCGAGATGAAGAAGATGGGTGAGCCGCTTTCGCACGCGACCCGCGGGACCTTCACCGAGCTCGAGCCGCAACGACGGCTCGCCCTCACCCACGTCATCGACTTCCTGCCCGGCGTGAAGCCGTACGACAGCACGATGTGGGTCGACTTCATCCCGTCCGGAAACAGCGTGCGCATGGTCGTGACGCTGAGCCCCATGCACAACCCGGAGTTCAGCCAGATGCAGAAGGAGGGTTTCAGCAGCCAGCTCACCAAGCTCGACCAACGCTTCGGCGCGTCGACGGGGTGA